AAATAAAAGAAGGAGGTATTAATAATGAGGCATAGTATACTTGCCTACGGATATGGAGAAATTGTACTACAGTTCGTTCTATTAATACTCGCCATTTTGTTTTTTGTTTCTATTTGTTTATTCTTGTTAAATTCGATTATTAAGGGAGTTAAAAGAAACAAGAATCTTGAGGGAATTAGAAGGCAGGATCAAAGTAAGGAAAGGAAAGAGAAAGGGTAAGGAAGTTAAATAATCATAAATTGAATTTGAACTTATATTTCAATTTTCAAAAAAAAAATCATTAAAAAAAGAAAACACCACAATGGAACTTAATTCCATGTGGTGTTTTTCATGTTATCTTCTAGTAATTGGATCCTTTAAATCCCATTTTACTTGGAACTTTACTTTGTCGCCTCTTTTGCTAAGCTCTTCATACGTTTCAGCTATAACATCGATTTGCTGTTGAATTTGCATCGCTAGAAATCCAGCTTCTAATTGGTATGATACGTTCTTTTTTTGTTGATTTCTGTATGTAATTAATTCAGAAGATAGTGTTAAATGAACTTCTTGCTTCTTTTCTTCTTCAACAGTAAGAGTACCCCAACCAGCTTGTTCAAAAAATTCTATAATTTCTTCAAAAGTTGCTAAAGGATATTTTCTGGCAATCATTTTACCCGCCCAATATAAAATATCATTTTGCTCTTTTCCTAATAAATCATTCAATAGATCGTTACGTATTAGCTCATAACCAAAACCAGAAATATTTCCCGGAATATTTAAATTTTCAATGCCGTTCGTCATGGTCGGATAACTCTCCCTTTCCTAAAAAAACATGTTTTTATTATATACAATATTTAATAGTAAAAACAATAATTCGACACATGTAGATTACAAGGATTACCAATCTAAATGAGAAGTTTTTTCAGTAAAGAAAAATGTACGCGTTTTCTTGACCTCCTATATTATCAGGAGTAAAATGAGTTGTAGATAAATGTCATAAAAATTTCGACTTTTTATGCGTATTGCTTATTTATTCTATTTTTTTAGAATAATAGAGTAATTAAATTTTTCATGTGCACAAACTAAAGGGGGCAGGGGTTTACATGAGCAACAAGAATGGAAGGGAGTTTTTCTTTAGAAAACTTCATTCATTGCTAGGAGTTATTCCGGTTGGGATCTTTTTAACACAGCACTTAGTTGTCAATCATTTTGCGACAAATGGAGCAACATCGTTCAACAAAGCTGCTGAATTTATGGCGAATTTACCATTCCGCTATTTTTTAGAAGTTTTTGTCATTTTCTTACCAATTTTATACCATGCAATTTACGGACTATACATTGCGTTCACTGGAACTAGCAATGTTAAAAATTATGGATACTTACGTAACTGGTTATATTTATTCCAACGTATTTCTGGTGTAGTTACTTTAATTTTTATTACTTGGCACGTATGGCAAACACGTATCGCTGCTCAACTAGGAGCAACGGTTGATTATAATATGATGGCTGATATTTTCACTTCAAAATTTATGTTAGTTTTCTATATAGTAGGTGTAATTTCAACAATTTTCCACTTTGCTAATGGATTATGGTCATTCTTCGTATCTTGGGGAATTACTGTAACACCTAGATCACAACGTATTTCAACATATGTTACATTAGGTATATTCGTAGTATTATCATTCGTTGGATTAACTGCTATCTTTGCATTCATTGATCCACAACTAGCGAATTTGTAAGGAGAGAGAGTCATGAGTGGGAAAATAATTATCGTCGGTGGCGGTTTAGCTGGTCTTATGGCAACAATTAAAGCCGCTGAAGCTGGCACAAAAGTAGATTTATTTTCATTAGTTCCCGTAAAACGATCACATTCAGTATGTGCTCAAGGTGGAATTAATGGTGCGGTTAATACAAAAGGTGAAGGTGACTCTCCTTGGGAGCACTTTGATGATACAATTTATGGTGGGGATTTCTTAGCAAACCAACCACCTGTAAAGGCAATGGCAGAAGCAGCACCTGGCATCATTCATATGATGGACCGTATGGGTGTAATGTTCAACCGTACGCCTGAAGGACTATTAGACTTCCGTCGTTTCGGTGGAACGCAACATCACCGTACAGCATTTGCGGGTGCTACGACTGGGCAACAATTATTATATGCATTAGATGAGCAAGTTCGTCGTTACGAATCTGAAGGTCTTGTTCAAAAGTATGAAGGTTGGGAATTTTTAAGAGTTATTGTTGATGATGAAGGAGTATGTCGTGGGATCGTTGGACAAAACTTAACATCAATGGAAATCGTAAGTTTCCCTGCGGATGCTGTAATTATGGCATCTGGTGGCCCTGGTATTATCTTTGGTAAAACTACAAATTCAATTATCAACACTGGTTCAGCTGCTGCAGCTGTATATCGTCAAGGTGCTGTTTATTCAAATGGTGAATTTATTCAAATCCATCCAACTGCAATTCCTGGAGATGATAAAAACCGTTTAATGAGTGAAAGTGCTCGTGGTGAAGGTGGACGAGTTTGGACTTATAAAGATGGAAAACCATGGTATTTCTTAGAAGAGAAATATCCTGCATATGGAAACCTTGTACCAAGGGATATTGCTACACGTGAGATTTTCTCTGTATGTGTTGACCACAAGCTTGGTATCAATGGTGAAAACATGGTTTATTTAGATCTGTCACATAAAGATCCACATGAACTTGATGTAAAACTTGGTGGAATCATCGAGATTTATGAGAAATTCACAGGTGATGATCCGAAAAAAGTTCCTATGAAGATTTTCCCAGCAGTTCACTACTCAATGGGTGGATTATGGGTTGACTATGACCAAATGACTACAATTCCTGGTTTATTTGCTGCTGGTGAGTGTGATTACTCAATGCACGGAGCTAACCGTTTAGGAGCTAACTCATTACTTTCTGCTATTTATGGTGGAATGGTTGCTGGACCAAATGCTGTAAGATACGTAAATGGTTTAGCTAAATCTTCAGATGATGTTTCAACTTCTGTATTTGAATCAAGTGCTAATGAAGAAAAAGAAAAATTGAATCGTATTTATAAAATGGACGGTAAAGAAAATGCATACCTTCTTCATAAAGAGCTTGGAGAGTGGATGACAGACAACGTTACAGTAGTTCGATTCAATGATCGTTTATTAAAAACTGATGAAAAAATTCAAGAGCTTTATGAGCGCTATCAAAACATTAATATTAATGATACAGCTAAATGGAGTAACCAAGGTGCTTCATTTACTCGTCAGCTTGAAAACATGCTTCACTTATCACGTGTTATCACATTAGGTGCATATAACCGTAATGAAAGCCGTGGAGCTCACTATAAACCTGAATTCCCAGACCGTAATGATGAGGAATTCTTAAAAACTACAATGGCTAAATTTGATGAGAAATCAAATTCACCATTATTCTATTACGAAGATGTTGATACATCATTAATCCAACCAAGAAAACGAGATTATTCTAAGAAGAAGGAGGACAAAGCAAATGCATAATGGAACAATGACTGCTGAAAAGACAATTACTGTAATTGTTAAACGTCAAGA
This genomic interval from Gottfriedia acidiceleris contains the following:
- a CDS encoding succinate dehydrogenase cytochrome b558 subunit yields the protein MSNKNGREFFFRKLHSLLGVIPVGIFLTQHLVVNHFATNGATSFNKAAEFMANLPFRYFLEVFVIFLPILYHAIYGLYIAFTGTSNVKNYGYLRNWLYLFQRISGVVTLIFITWHVWQTRIAAQLGATVDYNMMADIFTSKFMLVFYIVGVISTIFHFANGLWSFFVSWGITVTPRSQRISTYVTLGIFVVLSFVGLTAIFAFIDPQLANL
- a CDS encoding YslB family protein translates to MTNGIENLNIPGNISGFGYELIRNDLLNDLLGKEQNDILYWAGKMIARKYPLATFEEIIEFFEQAGWGTLTVEEEKKQEVHLTLSSELITYRNQQKKNVSYQLEAGFLAMQIQQQIDVIAETYEELSKRGDKVKFQVKWDLKDPITRR
- the sdhA gene encoding succinate dehydrogenase flavoprotein subunit, which produces MSGKIIIVGGGLAGLMATIKAAEAGTKVDLFSLVPVKRSHSVCAQGGINGAVNTKGEGDSPWEHFDDTIYGGDFLANQPPVKAMAEAAPGIIHMMDRMGVMFNRTPEGLLDFRRFGGTQHHRTAFAGATTGQQLLYALDEQVRRYESEGLVQKYEGWEFLRVIVDDEGVCRGIVGQNLTSMEIVSFPADAVIMASGGPGIIFGKTTNSIINTGSAAAAVYRQGAVYSNGEFIQIHPTAIPGDDKNRLMSESARGEGGRVWTYKDGKPWYFLEEKYPAYGNLVPRDIATREIFSVCVDHKLGINGENMVYLDLSHKDPHELDVKLGGIIEIYEKFTGDDPKKVPMKIFPAVHYSMGGLWVDYDQMTTIPGLFAAGECDYSMHGANRLGANSLLSAIYGGMVAGPNAVRYVNGLAKSSDDVSTSVFESSANEEKEKLNRIYKMDGKENAYLLHKELGEWMTDNVTVVRFNDRLLKTDEKIQELYERYQNININDTAKWSNQGASFTRQLENMLHLSRVITLGAYNRNESRGAHYKPEFPDRNDEEFLKTTMAKFDEKSNSPLFYYEDVDTSLIQPRKRDYSKKKEDKANA